From Deltaproteobacteria bacterium, the proteins below share one genomic window:
- a CDS encoding response regulator — protein sequence MYPIPETVNKGQAEPPHVLVVEDESSVAKGLELVMREEGYNVELADTGQKALEKFAAMDFDLVVADLRLPDIDGLEVIQRVKENRPETKIIIITGYPSVASAVQAVKMGVADYLRKPFTDDEVMAVVGNALKARKKDSMESLIIETQAERLIQRDEVIRVLDKASQNENFWHNLMEDGMEALKEYQLSATAKAAILSGDLDWIRKNVGDLSEVQLLSLYKLLDR from the coding sequence ATGTATCCTATTCCGGAAACCGTAAACAAAGGGCAGGCCGAGCCTCCCCATGTCCTGGTTGTAGAGGATGAATCCAGCGTGGCTAAAGGGCTGGAACTCGTCATGCGTGAAGAGGGTTATAATGTGGAACTGGCCGATACCGGGCAAAAGGCCCTTGAGAAATTCGCTGCCATGGATTTTGACCTGGTGGTAGCCGACCTCCGGTTGCCCGACATCGATGGTCTGGAGGTCATCCAGCGGGTCAAGGAGAACCGGCCTGAAACCAAAATAATTATCATAACCGGCTATCCATCGGTGGCTTCTGCCGTCCAGGCGGTAAAGATGGGGGTGGCGGATTACCTCCGTAAGCCCTTTACCGATGATGAAGTTATGGCCGTAGTGGGGAATGCCCTGAAAGCCAGGAAAAAGGATTCGATGGAATCCCTTATTATTGAAACCCAGGCGGAAAGGCTTATCCAGAGGGATGAGGTTATCCGGGTCCTGGATAAGGCCTCTCAAAATGAAAATTTTTGGCACAACCTGATGGAAGACGGGATGGAAGCGCTGAAGGAATACCAGCTTTCGGCAACCGCCAAAGCCGCCATACTGTCAGGAGATCTGGACTGGATCCGGAAGAATGTGGGGGATCTCTCCGAAGTGCAGCTTTTATCCCTTTACAAACTTCTGGACCGTTAA
- the nuoE gene encoding NADH-quinone oxidoreductase subunit NuoE, which produces MHLVHFEQSPLQGRLDPEALLAEMQVRFEGRADELIPMLQCVQKALGFLPEQILLEIARLTRLPAARVFGTATFYSQFRLQPVGKYIIRVCRGTACHVKGSGRILDDIQGYLQVAPGRTTQDGLFTLETVACFGSCALAPILVINERVYGSTNRSKALRLLSDMRGG; this is translated from the coding sequence ATGCACCTGGTCCATTTTGAGCAATCCCCTTTGCAGGGCCGATTGGATCCAGAGGCCCTCTTGGCCGAGATGCAGGTAAGGTTCGAAGGAAGGGCCGATGAACTTATCCCCATGCTTCAGTGCGTTCAAAAGGCCCTGGGCTTTTTGCCTGAGCAGATCCTTCTGGAGATCGCCCGCCTGACCCGGTTGCCGGCCGCCAGGGTTTTCGGGACGGCTACCTTTTATTCCCAGTTCCGTCTCCAGCCTGTAGGAAAATATATTATCCGGGTTTGCCGGGGGACCGCCTGTCATGTGAAAGGCTCCGGACGGATTCTTGATGACATCCAGGGATACCTCCAGGTGGCCCCTGGCCGGACTACCCAAGACGGCCTTTTTACCCTTGAAACGGTAGCCTGTTTCGGGTCCTGTGCCCTGGCACCCATTTTAGTAATCAATGAAAGGGTTTATGGAAGCACCAATCGATCCAAGGCCTTAAGACTTCTTTCGGATATGCGGGGGGGTTAG